The following are encoded in a window of Thermus thermamylovorans genomic DNA:
- the pfkA gene encoding 6-phosphofructokinase → MKRIGVFTSGGDAPGMNAAIRAVVRQAHALGLEVIGIRRGYAGMILGEMVPLGVRDVANILQRGGTILLTARSQEFLTEEGRAKAAARLKAAGIGGLVAIGGDGTFRGAMRLTEEQGVPVVGVPGTIDNDLYGTDYTIGFDTAVNTALEAIDRIRDTAASHERVFFIEVMGRDSGFIALDVGLAGGAEVIAVPEEPLDPKAIAEGLLESQRRGKTSSIVVVAEGAYPGGAAGLLAAIKEHVRVEARVTVLGHIQRGGSPTAKDRILASRLGAAAVEALARSTGGVMVGEVEGEVAFTPLKEAVERKKDINRVLLGLSRVLAL, encoded by the coding sequence ATGAAGCGCATAGGAGTCTTCACCAGCGGCGGCGACGCGCCGGGCATGAACGCGGCCATAAGGGCGGTGGTGCGTCAGGCCCACGCCTTGGGGCTAGAGGTCATCGGCATCCGCCGAGGCTACGCCGGCATGATCCTGGGGGAGATGGTGCCCCTAGGGGTGCGGGATGTGGCCAACATCCTGCAGCGGGGGGGGACCATCCTCCTCACCGCCCGGAGCCAGGAGTTCCTCACGGAGGAGGGACGGGCCAAGGCGGCGGCCAGGCTCAAGGCCGCGGGGATCGGAGGGCTGGTGGCCATCGGGGGGGACGGCACCTTCCGCGGGGCCATGCGCCTTACGGAGGAGCAGGGGGTGCCCGTGGTGGGGGTGCCGGGCACCATCGACAACGACCTCTACGGCACCGACTACACCATCGGCTTTGACACCGCGGTGAACACGGCCCTGGAGGCCATCGACCGCATCCGCGACACCGCTGCCAGCCACGAGCGGGTCTTCTTCATCGAGGTCATGGGCCGGGACTCGGGCTTCATTGCCTTGGACGTGGGCCTGGCCGGGGGGGCCGAGGTCATCGCTGTCCCCGAGGAGCCCCTGGACCCCAAAGCCATCGCCGAGGGTCTCCTGGAGTCTCAGCGGCGGGGCAAGACCAGCTCCATCGTGGTGGTGGCCGAGGGGGCCTACCCTGGGGGGGCGGCGGGGCTTTTGGCGGCCATAAAGGAGCACGTCCGGGTGGAAGCCCGGGTGACGGTCCTGGGGCACATCCAGCGGGGAGGGAGCCCCACGGCCAAGGACCGCATCCTGGCGAGCCGCCTGGGGGCGGCGGCGGTGGAGGCCCTGGCCAGGAGCACGGGCGGGGTCATGGTGGGGGAGGTGGAGGGAGAGGTGGCCTTCACGCCCCTCAAGGAGGCGGTGGAACGCAAAAAGGACATCAACCGGGTCCTTCTCGGCCTATCGCGGGTCCTGGCCC
- the rsmI gene encoding 16S rRNA (cytidine(1402)-2'-O)-methyltransferase — MRLVLVPTPIGNLEDITLRALRTLREAEVVACEDTRRTGFLLRHYGIPTPTLRLDGHTVGQARELLSPYAYVAYATDAGTPGISDPGAELVRLALEWGWRVEALPGPTALIPALVASGLPTHRFTFEGFLPKAGGERQRRLLALAREGRTAVLYESPHRLRKTLEDLIGVYGPAHPVAVAREISKVHEEVFRGSLKEAWERFAEPRGEFVLVLGPKEAPPPEVEGLLAGLRAQGLAGKALFRALVARGVPRNEAYRLALEEE; from the coding sequence GTGCGCCTGGTCCTGGTGCCCACCCCCATCGGCAACCTGGAGGACATCACCCTGAGGGCCCTCCGGACCCTCAGGGAGGCGGAGGTGGTGGCCTGCGAGGACACGCGGCGTACAGGCTTTCTCCTCCGCCACTACGGCATCCCCACCCCCACCCTGCGCCTGGACGGGCACACGGTGGGGCAGGCCCGGGAGCTCCTCTCCCCTTACGCCTACGTGGCCTACGCCACCGACGCCGGCACCCCGGGGATCTCCGACCCGGGGGCAGAGCTGGTGCGCCTGGCCTTAGAATGGGGCTGGCGGGTGGAAGCGCTTCCTGGTCCCACCGCCCTCATCCCCGCCCTGGTGGCCTCGGGCCTGCCTACCCACCGCTTCACCTTTGAGGGCTTTTTGCCCAAGGCCGGGGGGGAACGGCAGAGGCGCCTCCTGGCCCTGGCCCGGGAAGGGAGGACCGCGGTGCTCTACGAAAGCCCCCACCGCCTGCGCAAGACCCTGGAGGACCTCATAGGGGTCTACGGCCCCGCCCACCCCGTGGCCGTGGCCCGGGAGATCAGCAAGGTGCACGAGGAGGTCTTCCGGGGAAGCCTCAAGGAGGCTTGGGAGCGCTTTGCCGAGCCCCGGGGAGAGTTCGTGCTGGTCCTCGGGCCCAAGGAGGCCCCGCCCCCGGAGGTGGAGGGGCTCCTGGCCGGGCTCAGGGCCCAGGGCCTTGCCGGCAAGGCCCTCTTCCGGGCCCTGGTGGCGCGAGGGGTGCCCCGGAACGAGGCCTACCGGCTCGCTTTGGAGGAGGAATGA